The following are from one region of the Pirellulales bacterium genome:
- a CDS encoding molybdopterin cofactor-binding domain-containing protein, whose product MSTVALPENKTAAKESTTHNLPSLTESSAHNGPQHPHSNPLPEGEGVSIVAVPDPVSLAYDEPVDRIEFNFGVDRRRVLQTLGAGLLIAVTEPLWAQVNEEDALRREAAQRKGGGKGGVRGGGQPKVAARLHIGADGKVTLLTGKVECGQGSRTEFTEAAAEELRLPVSAITLVMADTALVPNDGLTAGSGSTPNTVPSIRRAAAATRQILIGLAAKGWNVEPSEVEVRDGRVIHTASNRDATYADLASSADAAKAFDDVPAQVEVTPVKSWKVMGVPTPRPNREELVNGKHVYPSDITRPGMLYGKVLRAPSFGLQSKPAKLKSVDLNVAKAMDGVVVTKDGDFVGVAAPTTFRANQALEAIAATAEWEHPSHPDSDQLFEHLEKTARGGVSKNPNADEMAAAAKTVKQDYHVAYIQHCPMEPRSQVAEWEGDKLTVWTASQNPFGVQGELARAFSIPQEKVRVIVPDFGGGFGGKHSGESAIEAARLAKEAGKPVLLHWTRAEEFTWAYFRAAALVKAEASLDSDGNITSWYFVNINPPERSAVDPPYRVGKKFAQMQAAAAPLRHGSYRALSATGNTFARESLMDELAEAAGKDPLEFRLAHLDDPRLRAVLQEATSRFDWTTRRGKNVENVGIGLACGTDKNSVVAACAEVEVDPKSGQISVRHVCEVFEAGAIINPENLRTQVMGGVIMGIGAALREEMKFADGKMLNAAFSKYLVPRFDDVPELDIVLLDKPLPGRPDAPSAGAGETPIIAVAPAIANAVFHATGQRIRQMPIKLTATT is encoded by the coding sequence ATGAGCACTGTCGCGCTGCCTGAAAATAAAACCGCTGCCAAGGAATCGACCACCCATAATTTACCCAGCCTTACCGAGTCCAGCGCCCATAACGGACCCCAGCACCCACACTCCAACCCTCTTCCAGAAGGAGAGGGAGTATCCATCGTCGCCGTGCCCGATCCGGTTTCGCTGGCATATGACGAACCGGTCGATCGAATCGAGTTCAATTTCGGCGTCGATCGCCGCCGGGTTCTGCAAACCCTGGGTGCGGGTTTGCTGATCGCCGTCACCGAACCACTTTGGGCCCAAGTAAACGAAGAAGATGCCCTGCGCCGAGAAGCTGCGCAACGCAAAGGGGGAGGGAAAGGGGGCGTTCGTGGTGGTGGACAGCCGAAAGTGGCCGCTCGGCTGCACATTGGCGCCGATGGCAAGGTCACCCTGCTCACCGGCAAAGTTGAATGCGGCCAAGGTTCGCGGACCGAGTTCACCGAAGCGGCCGCCGAAGAATTGCGCCTGCCGGTTTCGGCCATCACGCTGGTCATGGCCGACACGGCCCTAGTGCCCAACGACGGCCTCACCGCCGGCAGCGGTTCTACTCCCAATACAGTGCCTTCCATTCGCCGAGCTGCTGCCGCGACGCGTCAAATTTTGATTGGTCTTGCGGCCAAAGGCTGGAATGTCGAGCCATCTGAAGTAGAAGTGCGCGACGGCAGAGTTATCCACACAGCTAGTAACCGAGATGCAACCTATGCCGATCTGGCTTCGTCTGCTGACGCCGCCAAAGCGTTCGACGATGTGCCTGCGCAGGTCGAAGTTACACCGGTAAAAAGTTGGAAGGTTATGGGCGTTCCTACCCCGCGGCCCAATCGGGAGGAGTTGGTAAATGGCAAGCATGTTTACCCATCCGATATAACACGGCCTGGCATGTTGTATGGGAAAGTACTGCGCGCTCCATCGTTTGGGTTGCAATCGAAGCCGGCCAAGCTGAAATCAGTCGACTTGAACGTCGCTAAAGCAATGGACGGTGTCGTGGTGACCAAAGACGGCGACTTCGTCGGTGTCGCCGCGCCAACTACATTTCGAGCAAATCAAGCGCTGGAGGCAATTGCCGCGACGGCTGAATGGGAGCACCCCTCACATCCCGACAGCGATCAACTATTCGAGCACCTCGAAAAAACCGCTCGTGGGGGCGTGTCAAAAAATCCCAACGCAGACGAAATGGCTGCGGCCGCCAAAACCGTGAAGCAAGATTATCACGTGGCTTACATCCAGCACTGCCCGATGGAACCGCGTTCCCAAGTGGCCGAATGGGAAGGCGACAAGCTGACCGTGTGGACTGCCTCGCAAAATCCCTTTGGCGTGCAAGGAGAATTGGCTCGCGCCTTCAGCATTCCGCAGGAAAAAGTACGTGTGATTGTGCCTGATTTTGGCGGTGGCTTTGGTGGTAAGCACTCCGGCGAATCGGCGATTGAAGCCGCACGGTTGGCAAAGGAAGCCGGCAAACCGGTGTTGCTGCATTGGACCCGGGCTGAGGAATTTACCTGGGCCTATTTCCGAGCTGCGGCACTGGTAAAGGCCGAAGCTAGTTTGGATTCCGACGGCAACATTACCAGTTGGTACTTTGTGAACATCAATCCGCCGGAACGGTCTGCGGTCGATCCGCCGTATCGTGTGGGAAAGAAGTTTGCCCAAATGCAAGCGGCTGCTGCACCGTTGCGGCATGGCTCCTATCGTGCGCTCAGCGCTACTGGCAATACTTTTGCTCGCGAAAGCCTGATGGACGAGCTGGCTGAAGCCGCGGGCAAAGACCCGCTGGAATTCCGGCTGGCTCATTTAGACGACCCACGCCTACGGGCAGTGTTGCAAGAAGCGACCTCACGATTCGATTGGACCACTCGCCGCGGCAAGAACGTTGAAAACGTTGGCATTGGCCTAGCCTGCGGGACCGACAAGAATTCGGTAGTGGCCGCTTGTGCCGAAGTGGAGGTCGATCCTAAGTCAGGCCAAATTTCGGTTCGTCATGTATGCGAAGTATTTGAAGCTGGCGCAATCATCAATCCCGAGAATTTACGCACCCAAGTGATGGGAGGCGTGATTATGGGTATTGGCGCCGCTTTGCGAGAGGAAATGAAATTTGCCGATGGCAAAATGCTGAATGCCGCCTTTTCCAAGTATTTGGTGCCGCGGTTTGATGACGTGCCGGAATTGGATATTGTTTTGCTCGATAAACCATTGCCTGGGCGGCCCGACGCTCCTTCGGCGGGCGCCGGCGAAACGCCGATCATTGCTGTTG